CGCCGGGTACCCGGGCGCAGGGCGGATGCCGGCGTACTGCTCCTTGATCAGCGCCACGTTGTCGAGGTGCTCGTCGGGCGCGTAGCCCCAGAACTCCTTGCGGACCCGCTCGTGCATCCGCTCCGCGAACGCCTCCGCGAGGCGGTCGGCGAGCGACTCGAGCAGGATCGCGTTGTAGTCGTCGAGCCGCTCCTTGAACTCCTTGACCTTCTCCACCGAGCCCAGGCCCGCCGTCACCGCGAAGGCGCCGACGTAGTCCTTGAGCCCGGTGGACTTCGGCGCGACGAAGTCCGAGAGCGCCTTGTTGGCGATGCCCTCGCGGTGCTCGCCCTGCTGGCGCAGGTGGTGCAGCACGGTCCGCACCTCGGTGCGGTGGTCGTCGGTGTAGAGCTCGATGTCGTCACCGACCGCGTTGGCCGGGAAGAGGCCGATGACACCGCTGGCCGAGAGCCACTTCTCCTCGATCAGCTGGTCGAGCATCGCCTGCGCGTCGTCGTACAGCTTGCGGGCAGCCGGACCCGACGCCGGGTTGTTCAGGATGTCCGGGAACGACCCCTTCATCTCCCAGGCGTTGAAGAACGGCTGCCAGTCGATGTAGCGGCGCAGCTCGGTCAGCGAGTAGTCCTTGAACACCTTCACGTACTGGGTCGCGTGCCGCTCGCCGATGTTGGCGACCGCGCTGACGTCGTGGCTCTGCTGGAGCAGCAGGTGCGGACGCGGCGGGTGGTACGTCGACCAGTCGAGCTGCGGTGCGTTGGCGCGCGCTGCCTCGAGCGTCACCATCGGGCGGTCGTTCTTGGCCGCGTGCCGCTCGCGCAGCGCGTCGTAGTCGGCCTGGACCTCGTCCATGAACTTGGGGCGCTGCTCGTCGGAGAGGAGGGTCGCCGCGACCGGCACCGAGCGCGACGCGTCCTTCACCCACACCACGGGGCCGTCGTACTTCTTGTCGACCTTCACGGCCGTGTGGGCACGCGAGGTCGTGGCGCCACCGATCAGGAGCGGGATGTCGAAGCCCTGGCGCTGCATCTCGGTCGCGACCGTGACCATCTCGTCGAGCGACGGGGTGATCAGGCCGGAGAGGCCGATGATGTCGGCGTCGTGCTCCCGGGCCGCGTCGAGGATCTTCTGCACCGGCACCATGACGCCGAGGTCGATGACCTCGAAGTTGTTGCACTGCAGGACGACGCCGACGATGTTCTTGCCGATGTCGTGCACGTCGCCCTTGACCGTCGCCATGACGATCGTGCCGTTGGTGTCCTTGCCGGTGTTGCCCGACTTCGCCTTCTCCGCCTCGATGAACGGGATCAGGTAGGCGACGGCCTTCTTCATCACGCGGGCGCTCTTCACGACCTGCGGGAGGAACATCTTGCCCGCACCGAAGAGGTCACCGACGACGTTCATGCCGTCCATGAGCGGTCCCTCGATGACCTCGATCGGACGGCCGCCGGCCTGCTCGATCTCGGCGCGCAGCTCCTCGGTGTCGGCCTCGACGTGTGCGTCGAGGCCCTTCACCAGCGCATGGGTGATCCGCTCGCGCACCGGCAGGCTCCGCCACTCCTCCGCAGCCGCCTCGGCCTGCTCGCCGGAGCCCCGGTGGGCCTCGGCGAGCTCGAGCAGGCGCTCGGTGGCGGCCTGCGGGTCCGCCGCGCGGTTGAGGACGACGTCCTCGATGGCGTCGCGCAGCTCGGGGTCGATCGAGTCGTAGGTGACCAGCGCGCCGGCGTTGACGATGCCCATCGACAGGCCCGCCTTGATGGCGTGGAAGAGGAAGACCGCGTGGATCGCCTCGCGCACCGGGTTGTTGCCGCGGAACGAGAACGAGACGTTGGAGATGCCACCGGAGATCTGCGCTCCCGGGAGGTTCTCCTTGATCCAGCGGGCGCCCTCGATGAAGTCCACGCCGTACGACGCGTGCTCCTCGATGCCGGTGGCCACGGCGAAGACGTTGGGGTCGAAGATGATGTCCTCGGCCGGGAAGCCCTCCTCCTCCACCAGGATGCGGTAGGCGCGCGCGCAGATCTCCTTGCGGCGCTCGAGGTTGTCGGCCTGGCCCTCCTCGTCGAAGGCCATCACCACGACGGCCGCGCCGTACTTGCGGCACAGGCGGGCCTGCGTGCGGAACTCCTCCTCGCCGGCCTTCATGGAGATGGAGTTGACGATCGGCTTGCCCTGGATCGTCTTCAGGCCGGCCTCGATGACCTCCCACTTCGAGGAGTCGACCATGATCGGGACCCGGCTGATGTCGGGCTCGGACGCGATCAGCTTGAGGAAGCGGTCCATCGCGGCGACGCCGTCGATCATGCCCTCGTCCATGTTGACGTCGATGACCTGCGCGCCGGCCTCGACCTGCTGCGCGGCGACCTGGAGGGCGGTGTCGTAGTCGCCGTCCTTGATCAGGTTGCGGAAGCGGGCGGAGCCGGTGATGTTGGTGCGCTCGCCGACGTTGACGAAGAGCGACTCGTCGGTGATGTTGAGCGGCTCGAGGCCCGAGAGCCGCATCGCGGGGGCGACTGTCGACGGCACACGCGGCGTGAGGCCGGTGGTGGCCTGCTGGATGCAGCCGATGTGCTCCGGGGTCGTGCCGCAGCAGCCGCCGAGGATGTTCACCAGGCCGGAGTCCGCGAACTCCTTCACGACCGCGGCCATCTGCTGGGCCGTCTCGTCGTACTCACCGAAGGCGTTGGGCAGGCCGGCGTTCGGGTAGCAGGAGACGAAGCAGTCCGCGATCCGGGCCAGCTCCGCGACGTACTGCCGCATCTCGGCGGCGCCGAGCGCGCAGTTGAGGCCGACCGCGAGCGGCTTGACGTGGCGGATCGAGTTCCAGAACGCCTCCGTCGTCTGGCCCGACAGCGTGCGTCCCGAGGCGTCGGTGATCGTGCCGGAGATGATGACCGGCCAGCGGCGGCCACGCTCCTCGAAGAGCGTCTCCACGGCGAAGATGGCGGCCTTCGCGTTGAGCGTGTCGAAGATCGTCTCGATCAGCAGGATGTCCGCGCCGCCGTCGACGAGGCCGTTGGCCTGCTCGAGGTACGCCGCGACGAGCTCGTCGTAGGAGACGTTGCGGGCGCCGGGGTCGTTGACGTCCGGCGAGATGCTGGCGGTCTTCGGGGTGGGACCGAGCGCGCCGGCGACGAAGCGCGGTCGCTCGGGGGTCGAGTACTCGTCGCAGGCCTCGCGGGCCAGGCGGGCGCCGGCGACGTTCATCTCGTAGGCGAGCGACTCCATCTCGAAGTCGGCCTGCGCGATGGTGGTCGCGCCGAAGGTGTTGGTCTCCACGATGTCCGCGCCGGCGGCGAGGTACTCCTTGTGGATGCCGCGGATCATGTCCGGCTGGGTCAGCACCAGGAGGTCGGAGTTGCCCTTGACGTCGAGGTGGAAGTCCTTGAACCGCTCGCCTCGGTACTCCGCCTCGCCCGGGGTGTGGCGCTGGATCATCGTGCCCATGGCGCCGTCGATGACGAGGATGCGCTCACGCAGCAGCGAGGTGAGGGCCTCGGTGGCGTCGGGGCGGATGTTGGGCGTGGAGTTGGACACGGGTTCCCTTCCTCATCGGAAGGCGTCCTTGGTGGTCAAACCGAGCGTGGCGGGCGCGTCATCACGACGGGTCCCGTTGCAACGCCTCTCGGTCGCCACACAGTCTAGGGGGTTCGGTGTTGTGCGTCCCACCGTGTATCGCCGTGGCTAGGCTGGAGGCGTGATCGAGATCGATGACGTCCGCGACCTGGTCGACCCTGTGGTGATCGCCGCCTTCGAGGGCTGGAACGACGCTGCCGACAGCGCCTCGTCCGTCATCGACCACCTCATGGAGGTGTGGGACGCCGAGGTCGTCGGCGCCATCGACCCCGAGGACTTCTACGACTTCCAGATGAACCGGCCCAACATCGAGTCGGGCACCGACGGGCACCGCCGGATCGTCTGGCCCACGACGCAGATCGCGATCGCCTCTCCCCCGGGGCTGGACCGCGACGTCATCCTGATCCGCGGCCTCGAGCCCAACATGCGCTGGCGTCAGTTCTGCGCCGAGCTGCTCGCGGCCTGCGACGAGCTCGGGGCATCCCTGGTGATCACGCTCGCTGCGCTCCTCGCCGACACGCCCCACACGCGTCCGCTCCCCGTGACCGGCTCGGCCACCGAGCCCGAGCTGGTCGACCGGCTGCGCGTCGAGCAGTCGTCGTACGAGGGTCCGACGGGGATCGTCGGGGTCTTCCAGGACGCGTGCGGACGGCTCGACATCCCGGCGGTCTCCTACTGGGTGGCGGTGCCGCACTACGTGGCCCAGCCGCCGTGTCCCAAGGCGTCGCTCGCACTCGTGCACGAGCTCGAGGACCTGCTCGGCTGCGCGATCCCGCTGGCCGACCTCCCCGAGGAGGCGCGCGCCTGGGAGCGCGGCGTCGACGAGCTGGCCGAGGAGGAAGAGGAGATCGGCGACTACGTCCGTGCGCTCGAGGAGACCCGGGACACCGCGGACCTTCCGGAGGCGTCGGGCGAGGCGATCGCCCGGGAGTTCGAGCAGTACCTCAAGCGGCGCAACACCGAGTGAGGCCAGCGGCGCGGGGGCTCAGGCCTTGAGCCCCAGCCCCGCGTCGAGGACGGCCCGGATCTGGTCGGCGGCGTAGATGTCCTTGTGGTCGCCAGCGCTCGTCGCCGCAGCCCACGCGTCGATCGCCGCGACGGCCGCGGGGGCGTCGAGGTCGTTGGCGAGCGCCGCGAGCACCTGCTCGACGACCGGGCCCGCCGGCGCGCCGACACCGTGGCGCAGCGCCTCGCGCCACCGGTCCAGCATGTCCTCGGCGTTCCACAGGTTCTGGGCGGTCCACTCCCAGTCCTCGCGGTAGTGGTGCAGCAGGAGGCTCAGCCGGATCGCGGCCGGGTCGACCTCGCTGCGGCGGAGCTCGTTGACGAAGACCAGGTTGCCCTTGGACTTCGACATCTTCTCGCCGTCGTACGCCACCATGCCCGCGTGCACGTAGGCGTGAGCGAACCGCTCGCCCTCGGCGACCTGCGCCTCGCCGGCGCACATCTCGTGGTGCGGGAAGGACAGGTCGCTGCCGCCGGCCTGGACGTCGAACGCGTGGCCGAGGTGCTCCAGCGCGATCGCCGTGCACTCGATGTGCCAGCCGGGCCGGCCCTTGCCGAACGGGCTGTCCCAGCTCGGCTCCCCGTCGCGCTCGGCACGCCACAGGACGCAGTCGAGGGGGTCCTTCTTGCCGGGACGCTCCGGGTCGCCACCGCGCTCGCCGAAGAGCGCCAGCATCTGCTCCCGGTCCAGGCCGGACACCTCGCCGAACGCCTTGTCGGCGTTGACCTCGAAGTAGAGGTCGCCCTCGACGTCGTAGACCACGCCCTGCTCCTGCAGCTTCTGGATGAGGGCGATAACGAGCGGGATGGACTCGACTGCGCCGACGTAGTGGTCCGGCGGGAGGACGCGCAGCGCCTCCATGTCCTCGCGGAAGAGCTGGGTCTCGCGCAGGGCGAGCTCCTCCCACGGCACGTTGACCTTGGCGGCGCGCTCGAGCAGCGGGTCGTCGACGTCGGTGACGTTCTGGACGAAGGTCACCGCGTGACCCGCGTTGCGCCAGGCGCGGTTGAGCAGGTCCATGCCGATGTACGTCGCTGCGTGGCCCATGTGCGTGGCGTCGTACGGCGTGATGCCGCAGACGTACATGCGGGCCCCGGTCTCGGCGGGGCTCGTCTCGACCAGTCCGCCGGTGGCGGTGTCGTGGACCCGGACGACGGGTCCCTTGACCTGCAGAGGGGCGATCTCGGGAGCAGACCAGGCGCGCATGCTGGAACTCTAGACGGTCGGTGTGACGCTCAGAGCGCAGGCCACGGGATGGCGGGCCACTCGCCCGACGGCGGCGGGAAGACACCCGCGTCCAGCAGGGCGCCGGCCCGCGTGCGGAACGCCTCGATCTCGTCGTCGCTGAGGAGCCGGGAGAGCTGCCCGGTCAGGGCGCCGTCCGTGGCCACGTGCGCGACCGCTCGTCGTTCCTCCTCGGTCAGCGGTTCGCCGATCCAGCCCCACAGCACCGTGCGGAGCTTCGGATCCGTGTGGAAGGTGACCCCGTGGTCGATGCCGAAGCGCTCCGCGCCCCGGCTGAGCACGTGACCGCCCTTGCGGTCGGCGTTGTTGACCAGGACGTCCAGGAGCGCGATGCGACGCAGCGCCGCGGACTCCTCGTGGACCAGCAGCACCGGTCGGCCGGTCTCGTCGCGGGCCTCGAGGACGACGACCTGTCCCGGCAGCTGTTCGCCGGGCAGCACCACGTCCACGGCGGCCTGGCCCGGATCCTCCTCGATCCACTCCTGGAGCATCCCCGGTCCGTGCGGGCCGTCGTCCAGCCAGGTCCGGGGTACGACGTGCCAGCCGAGCGCCTCCGAGACCAGGTACGTCGCGAGCTCACGGTGCGCGAGGTGGCCGCCCGGGAAGTCCCAGAGCGGCCGCTCCCCCGCCACGGGCTTGTAGACGACCTGCAGGTCGCCGAGCCGCCCGAGGAAGGTCGCGTTGGAGGCGGTCGTCAGCCGGCCCTCGAGGACCAGCTCAGCCACGTCGCTTGAAGCCGTTGGCACGGACGCAGAGGTGCCCCGACGCGTCGATCGGCTCACCGCAGAACGGGCAGTCGGGCCGACCAGCACCCACGACCTTCTGGGCACGAGCCACGAACGCACGCGCCGTCGCAGCGGCCAGGCGGACCACGAGCACCTCGCCGGCGGCCTCCTGTGCGGGCTCGCCGCTCTCATCGCCCGCGTCGACGAGCGGATAGACCTCGATGACGATGCGCTCCTCCGCGGTGTCCCACGAGAGCGTCATGGTGCCGACGCGGAACTCCTCGTCGATGGGCTGCTCGAGCGGCCCGTCGTCGGCGAGGTCGAGCGGCGCCACGGCCGGGATGATCCCGCTCGTACCACCCTGCTGCATGAGCTCGTCGAGGAGCTCGTCCACGCGCTGCGCCAGCACCGCGACCTGCTGCTTCTCGAGCGCGACGCTGACGATGCGGCGGCCCGCGCGCGCCTGCAGGAAGAACGTGCGCTGCCCGGGCGCGCCGACCGTGCCCGCCACGAACCGCTCGGGCGGGTCGAACGAGTGCATCACCGGATCCATGACGCCAGCCTAGGACCCGGCCCCTCGGGCCGCGGGGCCCGCTCCGCCACCGACCTCGGCGTCGTCCGGCCGCTCCACCGGCGCACGCAGCCAGCCCAGCTCGCCGGCATGCGTGTTCATCGCCAGGACCGTCGGACGCACGCTGCCGTAGCGGACGATCGAGACCGAGCCGGGGTCGACGTGGATGCGCTGGAAGTGGTCGAAGGGCAGGCCGAGCGCGTCGGCGAGGGCTGCCTTGATCGGGTCGCCGTGGCTCACCGCGACCCAGACGGCGCCGGCTCCGTGGGCGGCCTCGATCCGGGCGTCGTGCGCCCGCAGTGCGGCTGCGATGCGCTCGGCCATGTCGCCCAGGCACTCGCCGTCCGGGAAGGTCGCGGCCGACGGCGTCGCCTGGACCGTCCGCCACAGCGGCTCCTCGAGCAGCTCCTTGATGGCGCGCCCCTGCCAGGCGCCGTACCCGACCTCCTGGAGGGCCTCGTCGACGGTGAGGTCGAGACCGGTGGCGTCGGCGATCGGGGCCGCGGTCTGCAGGCACCGGTCCAGCGGGCTGACCGCGATCGCGACGGGGTGCGCGTCGGCGATCCGCCGGGCGACCTCCTCGGCCTGCGCTCGTCCGACGTCGTCGAGGTCCACTCCGGGCGCGCGGCCGGCGAGCACACCCGAGGTGTTCGCCGTGCTCCGCCCGTGTCGCACGAGGATCACCGTTGCCATGCCGGCGAGCGTACGCTCAGGCCGTGATCGTCGACAGCGCCCTCTACCGCGACGGCGTGCGCGTGCCCCTGGACCGGTCCCTCGACGACCTCACCGCGCTGCGAGACCAGTGCGATGCGGCCAACGAGTTCGTCTGGGTGGGGCTGCACGAGCCGACGAAGGACGAGCTCGCCCGGGTGGCGGCGATCTTCGACCTCCACCCCCTCGCGGTCGAGGACGCCCTCCTCGCCCACCAGCGACCGAAGCTCGAGCGCTACCCCCACTCGCTCTTCCTCGTGCTCAAGA
The sequence above is a segment of the Nocardioides jiangxiensis genome. Coding sequences within it:
- a CDS encoding SCO1664 family protein; this translates as MAELVLEGRLTTASNATFLGRLGDLQVVYKPVAGERPLWDFPGGHLAHRELATYLVSEALGWHVVPRTWLDDGPHGPGMLQEWIEEDPGQAAVDVVLPGEQLPGQVVVLEARDETGRPVLLVHEESAALRRIALLDVLVNNADRKGGHVLSRGAERFGIDHGVTFHTDPKLRTVLWGWIGEPLTEEERRAVAHVATDGALTGQLSRLLSDDEIEAFRTRAGALLDAGVFPPPSGEWPAIPWPAL
- a CDS encoding MSMEG_4193 family putative phosphomutase, whose amino-acid sequence is MATVILVRHGRSTANTSGVLAGRAPGVDLDDVGRAQAEEVARRIADAHPVAIAVSPLDRCLQTAAPIADATGLDLTVDEALQEVGYGAWQGRAIKELLEEPLWRTVQATPSAATFPDGECLGDMAERIAAALRAHDARIEAAHGAGAVWVAVSHGDPIKAALADALGLPFDHFQRIHVDPGSVSIVRYGSVRPTVLAMNTHAGELGWLRAPVERPDDAEVGGGAGPAARGAGS
- a CDS encoding PAC2 family protein; protein product: MIEIDDVRDLVDPVVIAAFEGWNDAADSASSVIDHLMEVWDAEVVGAIDPEDFYDFQMNRPNIESGTDGHRRIVWPTTQIAIASPPGLDRDVILIRGLEPNMRWRQFCAELLAACDELGASLVITLAALLADTPHTRPLPVTGSATEPELVDRLRVEQSSYEGPTGIVGVFQDACGRLDIPAVSYWVAVPHYVAQPPCPKASLALVHELEDLLGCAIPLADLPEEARAWERGVDELAEEEEEIGDYVRALEETRDTADLPEASGEAIAREFEQYLKRRNTE
- the mshC gene encoding cysteine--1-D-myo-inosityl 2-amino-2-deoxy-alpha-D-glucopyranoside ligase produces the protein MRAWSAPEIAPLQVKGPVVRVHDTATGGLVETSPAETGARMYVCGITPYDATHMGHAATYIGMDLLNRAWRNAGHAVTFVQNVTDVDDPLLERAAKVNVPWEELALRETQLFREDMEALRVLPPDHYVGAVESIPLVIALIQKLQEQGVVYDVEGDLYFEVNADKAFGEVSGLDREQMLALFGERGGDPERPGKKDPLDCVLWRAERDGEPSWDSPFGKGRPGWHIECTAIALEHLGHAFDVQAGGSDLSFPHHEMCAGEAQVAEGERFAHAYVHAGMVAYDGEKMSKSKGNLVFVNELRRSEVDPAAIRLSLLLHHYREDWEWTAQNLWNAEDMLDRWREALRHGVGAPAGPVVEQVLAALANDLDAPAAVAAIDAWAAATSAGDHKDIYAADQIRAVLDAGLGLKA
- the metH gene encoding methionine synthase, with the translated sequence MGTMIQRHTPGEAEYRGERFKDFHLDVKGNSDLLVLTQPDMIRGIHKEYLAAGADIVETNTFGATTIAQADFEMESLAYEMNVAGARLAREACDEYSTPERPRFVAGALGPTPKTASISPDVNDPGARNVSYDELVAAYLEQANGLVDGGADILLIETIFDTLNAKAAIFAVETLFEERGRRWPVIISGTITDASGRTLSGQTTEAFWNSIRHVKPLAVGLNCALGAAEMRQYVAELARIADCFVSCYPNAGLPNAFGEYDETAQQMAAVVKEFADSGLVNILGGCCGTTPEHIGCIQQATTGLTPRVPSTVAPAMRLSGLEPLNITDESLFVNVGERTNITGSARFRNLIKDGDYDTALQVAAQQVEAGAQVIDVNMDEGMIDGVAAMDRFLKLIASEPDISRVPIMVDSSKWEVIEAGLKTIQGKPIVNSISMKAGEEEFRTQARLCRKYGAAVVVMAFDEEGQADNLERRKEICARAYRILVEEEGFPAEDIIFDPNVFAVATGIEEHASYGVDFIEGARWIKENLPGAQISGGISNVSFSFRGNNPVREAIHAVFLFHAIKAGLSMGIVNAGALVTYDSIDPELRDAIEDVVLNRAADPQAATERLLELAEAHRGSGEQAEAAAEEWRSLPVRERITHALVKGLDAHVEADTEELRAEIEQAGGRPIEVIEGPLMDGMNVVGDLFGAGKMFLPQVVKSARVMKKAVAYLIPFIEAEKAKSGNTGKDTNGTIVMATVKGDVHDIGKNIVGVVLQCNNFEVIDLGVMVPVQKILDAAREHDADIIGLSGLITPSLDEMVTVATEMQRQGFDIPLLIGGATTSRAHTAVKVDKKYDGPVVWVKDASRSVPVAATLLSDEQRPKFMDEVQADYDALRERHAAKNDRPMVTLEAARANAPQLDWSTYHPPRPHLLLQQSHDVSAVANIGERHATQYVKVFKDYSLTELRRYIDWQPFFNAWEMKGSFPDILNNPASGPAARKLYDDAQAMLDQLIEEKWLSASGVIGLFPANAVGDDIELYTDDHRTEVRTVLHHLRQQGEHREGIANKALSDFVAPKSTGLKDYVGAFAVTAGLGSVEKVKEFKERLDDYNAILLESLADRLAEAFAERMHERVRKEFWGYAPDEHLDNVALIKEQYAGIRPAPGYPACPEHTEKRTLWELLDVEATTGIELTESMAMWPGASVSGFYFSHPDSQYFVVGRVGRDQVADYAERKGWTLAEAERWLSANLAYDPED
- a CDS encoding DUF3090 domain-containing protein — encoded protein: MDPVMHSFDPPERFVAGTVGAPGQRTFFLQARAGRRIVSVALEKQQVAVLAQRVDELLDELMQQGGTSGIIPAVAPLDLADDGPLEQPIDEEFRVGTMTLSWDTAEERIVIEVYPLVDAGDESGEPAQEAAGEVLVVRLAAATARAFVARAQKVVGAGRPDCPFCGEPIDASGHLCVRANGFKRRG